In a genomic window of Onychostoma macrolepis isolate SWU-2019 chromosome 08, ASM1243209v1, whole genome shotgun sequence:
- the LOC131545909 gene encoding E3 ubiquitin-protein ligase NEURL3-like — translation MTEKKKEKVKCVCHTRWSLKAISFHSDVKGRLITLSDGERRVSRDDSSFCHGLTFSGRPVETEEKLRLRIERCGGAWHGALRLGFTHVSPEQTTLPPLAIPDLTDSPLYAAVIVPEHICRPDSEINFMLKKNGGLRIQSSDGRTHTKQTTLNPKWPVWAMIDVYGRTTAVTMLGSKMKRWIFTSRSCPALTHIKHTEDKETPERKKRMSMLEERNLRNHHLDNTDHEAPDCEECVVCCSCVANYRLSCGHKCVCTPCAMRVHMTFGTCPLCRQPLGSYHPYDH, via the exons Atgacagagaaaaagaaag AGAAAGTCAAGTGTGTGTGTCACACGCGGTGGAGCCTGAAAGCGATTTCCTTCCACTCAGACGTGAAGGGTCGTCTGATAACGCTGAGTGACGGCGAGCGTCGGGTGTCCAGGGACGACTCGTCCTTCTGCCACGGGCTGACTTTCAGCGGGCGACCGGTGGAGACCGAGGAGAAGCTGCGCCTGCGGATCGAGCGCTGCGGCGGAGCCTGGCACGGAGCGCTGCGGCTCGGATTCACTCATGTTTCACCCGAGCAGACAACTTTACCCCCTCTGGCCATCCCAGACCTGACCGACTCTCCGCTGTACGCCGCAGTGATAGTCCCAGAGCACATCTGTCGCCCTGACTCAGAGATTAATTTCATGTTGAAGAAGAATGGCGGTCTGAGGATACAAAGCTCTGATGGCAGGACACACACCAAGCAGACCACCCTGAACCCCAAGTGGCCCGTCTGGGCGATGATCGACGTCTACGGGCGGACCACGGCGGTCACGATGCTTG GTTCCAAAATGAAGCGCTGGATCTTCACCAGTCGGTCCTGTCCTGCTCTCACACAcatcaaacacactgaagataaAGAAACTCCGGAGAGAAAGAAACGAATGAGCATGCTGGAAGAGAGAAACCTGAGAAACCATCACCTTGACAACACAG ATCACGAAGCTCCAGACTGTGAGGAGTGTGTGGTGTGTTGCAGTTGTGTGGCAAACTATCGTCTGAGCTGCGgtcataaatgtgtgtgtactccATGCGCCATGAGGGTTCACATGACGTTTGGGACCTGTCCTCTGTGTCGTCAGCCCTTGGGTTCCTACCATCCATATGACCACTAG